Within the Megalops cyprinoides isolate fMegCyp1 chromosome 10, fMegCyp1.pri, whole genome shotgun sequence genome, the region ATCACCTGTCCAAACACTGCCCACTGCGCATATCACCTGTCCAAACACTGCCCACTGCATTCTCACAAGGGTTAAGAAGTATCTGCAGTAGGAAGCAAACGTTGTTATCTGCACAGTTTGTCTGCGCACACAGTCAGAATGATCAGTTGACATGCAATATCACTTTCCCACCACTAGTGAATGGTAATGCGTTTCCTGTGGTGCTTGCGTTTCCATGGGAACGGTTGTGATGGTGTTTGAGAGGCGTGTGGGTGTGTCCCGcgcaggtgctgctgctggaggggaGCGGCCGTTTCGGGGGCTGGCTGAGCTCCACCCGCCGGCAGGACGGGGCGGTGTTTGAGCACGGGCCCAGGGGAGTGCGGCCTGCAGGACCCGTGGGCTGGAACACACTCAACATGGTACCcgcctgcgtgcgtgtgtgcgagtgtaagagtgtgggcgtgtgtgtctgtgtgagtgtctgtgtctgtgtgtaagagtgtatgtgtgtgtctgtgtgtgtgtgggtctgcgtgtgtgtctgcgtgtgcgtgtgtgtgtgagtgtatgtgtgagtgtatgtgtgagtgtatgtgtgagtgtatgtgtgagtgtctgtgtgaatgtctgtgtgtctgtgtgtgtgtgtgtctgtgtgaatgtctctgtgtgtgtgtgtctgtgtgtgtgtgtctgtgtgtgagagtgtctgtgtgtgtgtgagtgtctgtgaatgtgatggtgtgtgtttgtctgtgtgagtgtgtgtgtgtgttcgtgtgtgcacgtgagtgtgtgtgtctgtgtgtgtttgtggtagGGGTGGGCGATATAGACTTAAAACTATATCATGATATTTCATGGTATTTTTTGCGTTAATGATATAAATGACAATATGAAAACGGCACCATTCAACACTATGTTTTTGGCCACAAGTTACATCAGCATACAGTCCTGAGAGCCATGCAAAGACAAACATTGatccaaaaaagtaaaacttaaTCCTGACCATCATCAAATACTAAACTATTCCAATTAAGTAGGCTAAAAAATAgaatatgaattttattcacaaattaaaattctAGTGAAAATGCAAACGCCAATACTCGCAGGATTCATAATCTGACCCCAGgacaaacaaatggaaatgttgtaaaaatactttttttctgtaaaagtacaaataatgtttaaatagtGCAAACTTAACAAGTCTTAAACTATGCTGCAAAACATCCAAACGGTATATAAACCTACCGCGACACTCTTCATACATAGCTGGCAGGGCcgtttttgaaaaatatttccttgATGGCATGTTGTATCTACGCTCCATTTTCTGGATCATTAGTCTGAATTCCTCCTTCTCAACAGTTCGGATTGGCAACCTGTCTTTGGCTAAGCAAAATGCCTCCGCCTCCGTCAGTTCGGTCCAGCGTTTACTTTTTTTATCGTTGGAAGTGCCACTGGCTAACGCGCTGAAAACACCCTTTTGCATTAATTCTCCTCGTGCGACTTCTGGCTGTCCTCGTGTTCTGATCGTGTTTTTGCTTGAGGTGGCGGGTTTGATGTGTTTCCACCCTTTGTTGATACGGGTTTTTGACACGCTTTACAAATCACAGACGTTTGATTCACATCTGATCTTTTGTATCCGAACCACTTGCATATTACAGAGGGAGCTCCTTTTTTTGGGATTATTTCTTCCTCCTCGTCTAGGGTTGGAACTCCGCCTTTCGCCATGCTTGTTCTCGTTCTACATTTGAGATGGTGAGGTGCCCACATTGCGGCGCGTATGTAAACACGTTATCAACTATATCGACAATATCATGGTATGACAAATTCTTATCATGGGGAGGAATTGTACCGGTATATAATGGGCCATACGATATGGCACAGccctatctgtgtgtgtgtgtgtgtgtatgtgtgtgtgtgtctgtgagtgtatgtctctgagtctgtgtgtgtgatagtgtgaGAAGAAAAATCTACATGCAGAGAAGGCATCTGGTCCAGCCTGAGTCTAGTGGTGTTTGAGTGAGTTTGTAAATTTAAGAACAGTGATCTTGTTTTCCCTCCTGTGTTTCTGAAGGGGTTGACTCTGATGTCTTTATTCACTGAGGAAGTTAACTGTGGTGTAGTTTTTTGCTGTGTCTTTCTGAGAAGGttaagtatgtttttttcctgactgtGTCCCAGGTGTCAGAGTTGGGTCTGAGCAGTGAGGTCCTGCCTGTTACATATGACCATGTGGCCTCGAAGAATCGCTTCCTGTACGTGAAGGGGCAGCTGCACAGAATGCCTTCAGGTCTCGGGTAAGGAAGTCGAGCACTTGCACCATATCAGCACCTAACGGCTTCACGGTGTCGCTCTTCCTGATCTCCCTTCACTGGCTACTGGTGACAGCTCGCATCAAAGCGCTGGTGTCGGCCTGTCGAGCAGTGAGGGGAATGCCTCCATCTTACCTTCAGTGCAAGCTGTTGTTCTACTGTTCTtgagaataaatgaaataacagtaaaaatgaccCCTTCGTTAGTCagcagacagaacagacaggcTTGGGAGGCGAGTTGCTGTCCTGCTCTATGTGGCAGGTCTTCCTCAGCTCAGCAGTGTCAGGCGTTGTGCGGCTTTGTTGTTAAATTTTGGGGCGTGTGTGATGGTTTTGTGTGCCCCTGTCTCAGGGGGGTGGTGTGCACGGTGCCCCCCTTCTCTCGCCCGCTGCTGCAGAGTGTGTTGAAGGAGCTGTGGGTGCcgagggggaaggaggaggacgAGACGGTGCACGCGTTCGTGGCCAGGAGGCTGGGCTCTGAGGTGAGGCACAGGACAGGAGCACAGCGGAGGTGTGGCAGGAGGGGTACAGTGGGGTGCAGGATGGGTGCAGTGGGGTACAGTGGGGTACAGTGTGGCAGGATGGGTgcagtggggtgcagtggggtgcagtggggtacagtggggtgcagtggggtgcagtggggtaCAGTGTGGCAGGATGGGTgcagtggggtgcagtggggtacagtggggtgcagtggggtgcagtggggtacagtggggtgcagtggggtacagtggggtgcagtggggtaCAGTGTGGCAGGATGGGTgcagtggggtgcagtggggtgcagtggggtaCAGTGGGGTGCAGGATGGGTacagtggggtgcagtggggtacagtggggtgcagtggggtgcAGGATGGGTacagtggggtgcagtggggtgcagtggggtaCAGTGTGGCAGGATGGGTacagtggggtgcagtggggtgcagtggggtaCAGTGGGGTGCAGGATGGGTgcagtggggtgcagtggggtgcAGGATGGGTacagtggggtgcagtggggtacagtggggtgcagtggggtacagtggggtgcagtggggtaCAGTGTGGCAGGATGGGTacagtggggtgcagtggggtaCAGTGGGGTGCAGGATGGGTacagtggggtgcagtggggtaCAGTGGGGTGCAGGATGGGTTcagtggggtgcagtggggtgcAGGATGGGTacagtggggtgcagtggggtaCAGTGGGGTGCAGGATGGGTacagtggggtgcagtggggtaCAGTGGGGTGCAGGATGGGTGCAGTGGGgtacagtgtggcacagtgtggcacagtgtggCAGGATGGGTacagtggggtgcagtggggtaCAGTGGGGTGCAGGATGGGTGCAGTGGGgtacagtgtggcacagtgtggcacagtgtggCAGGATGGGTacagtggggtgcagtggggtgcagtggggtgcAGGATGGGTacagtggggtgcagtggggtgcagtggggtaCAGTGTGGCAGGATGGGTacagtggggtgcagtggggtaCAGTGTGGCAGGATGGGTacagtggggtgcagtggggtgcagtggggtgcagtggggtgcAGGATGGGTacagtggggtgcagtggggtacagtggggtgcagtggggtgcagtggggtgcagtgttccacactcactgtgtgtgtatgtgtgtgtgtgtatgtgtgtgtatatgtgtgtatgtgtgtgtgtgtgtgtgtgtgtatatgtgtgtgtgtgtgtgtgtgagtgtgtgtgtgtgtgtgtgtgtgtgtatatgtgtgtgtgtgtgtgtgtgtgtgtgtgtgtgtgtgtgtgtatgtatgtgtgtatgtatgtgtgtgtgtatatgtgtgtatgtgtgtgtgtgtgtgtgtatgtgtgtatatgtgtgtatgtgtgtgtgtgtgtgtgtatgtgtgtatgtgtgtgtgtatgtgtgtatgtgtgtgtgtatgtgtgtgtatgtatgtatgtgtgtgtgtgtgtgtgtatgtgtgtgtgtgtgtatgtgtgtgtgtgtgtgtgtgtgtgtgcagctggcAGATATCGCCATAGACAGCCTGTGTCGCGGCGTGTTTGCGGGAGACTGCCGAGCCCTGAGCATGCGCTCCTGCTTCCCCCCCCTCTTCCACGCTGAGAGGTCCAGGGGCTCCATCATCCTGGGTGTGATGCTGGGAGCAGGTGAGCCAGACCTGTCAGCACCTACACCGAgtatcccacagtgcactgcagcatGCTCACAGCCTCACCGACTCTCGGGAGAACATTACTCTGAGCATTAGCTGGGTTTTCGCCTGTTGATAAAAACCAGGTGCTAGTCAGTACAGACTTATTTTAAAGCTCtaaagtctttttttcacaaattgcatttttctggctgtgtgtggcctTGCATTTTTGCCAAATAAGAGCTGAGAGCCTGTAGCTGTAAGGGGTGAGAGAGCAGTAAAACGCCGCCCTTCTCCTGCCCCCGCAGGCAGCCGCCCGGCTGTGACCCCGTCTGACCTGGCTCGGAGGTCGCGGAAGGAGTCGTGGGCGCAGTGGTCCCTGCGGGAGGGCATGCAGACCCTGCCCGACGCCCTGGTGGACACACTGAAGCAGAGCGAACGCACCCAGATCCACAAACACTCCCGTGTGACACAGCTGAGGTCAGAGGGCAGCGGCTGGGAGGTGAGTGGGGAGCGTGTACAGGTAGGGGGTGGCCAAATTGTCCAAATTTAATCTGCCACTTCCTGGGTCCTGGCACCTCCTGTTTCCTGGCGCATACTTTTATTCTCACTGGTAAAAATGAATCTGTGTAAAGCTGATTTACTAAAACTTCCGTCTGAGTTCACTGCTCTGACACCCTGTAGGGGATAAACTTTCACCACATGGTTTCAGGTACAGGACACCTGTAACCTACACACAGGTAACTGTCTCTCACACAAGTCAGGctcctgccctcctc harbors:
- the ppox gene encoding protoporphyrinogen oxidase, coding for MQKTVAVLGGGIGGLSACYHLSKSPQVSKVLLLEGSGRFGGWLSSTRRQDGAVFEHGPRGVRPAGPVGWNTLNMVSELGLSSEVLPVTYDHVASKNRFLYVKGQLHRMPSGLGGVVCTVPPFSRPLLQSVLKELWVPRGKEEDETVHAFVARRLGSELADIAIDSLCRGVFAGDCRALSMRSCFPPLFHAERSRGSIILGVMLGAGSRPAVTPSDLARRSRKESWAQWSLREGMQTLPDALVDTLKQSERTQIHKHSRVTQLRSEGSGWEIKLEDGAMKADHIISALPAPALASLLPPAAQPLSLQLRGISMVTVAVVNLEYEGSVLPVTGFGHLVPSSEDKGLLGVVYDSVPFPQHNRTGAPTTRLTVMMGGAWFQEVFGKPGDVTEQRLLDRATQAVTSHLRVTAQPAWSCVSLLKDCIPQYQLGHWKRLENIRQYISRHSLPLTLAGASYDGVSVNDVIFSGRQAAESLVGQV